A region of Nakaseomyces glabratus chromosome M, complete sequence DNA encodes the following proteins:
- the PIR5 gene encoding PIR5 (CAGL0M08514g~Pir protein family member, putative cell wall component), translating to MQFNKISLLAMASAASAATTSPTTTETKPTTTKFFTPGDNFSTFAPNATFSGAAVNFTSTFGIAVQSIDSKSVVSKSLVSTSTTSTLAPSSSTSSAASSTTSSPNITIVNKSCKADGTLVMELENGILRDGKGRIGSIVSNRQFQFDGPPPQAGAIYAAGWSVTPEGNLALGDSDVFYQCSSGNFYNLYDEYIAEQCHPIHLEVLSLVDC from the coding sequence ATGCAATTCAACAAGATTTCACTATTGGCTATGGCCTCTGCCGCTTCCGCTGCCACCACTTCCCCAACCACCACTGAAACTAAGCCAACCACTACCAAGTTCTTCACCCCAGGTGACAACTTCTCTACTTTCGCTCCAAACGCCACTTTCTCTGGTGCCGCCGTCAACTTCACATCTACTTTCGGTATCGCCGTCCAATCCATCGACTCTAAGTCCGTCGTCTCAAAGTCCCTAGTGTCAACTTCCACGACATCTACTTTGGCCCCATCCTCTTCTACTTCTTCTGCCGCTTCTTCCACCACTTCTTCTCCAAACATCACCATCGTCAACAAGTCCTGTAAGGCTGACGGTACTTTGGTCATGGAGCTAGAGAACGGTATCCTAAGAGACGGTAAGGGTAGAATCGGTTCCATTGTCTCCAACAGACAATTCCAATTCGATGGTCCACCACCACAAGCTGGTGCCATCTACGCCGCCGGCTGGTCCGTCACTCCAGAGGGTAACTTGGCCCTAGGTGACTCCGATGTCTTCTACCAATGTTCTTCCGGTAACTTCTACAACTTGTACGACGAATACATCGCTGAACAATGTCACCCAATCCACTTGGAAGTCTTGTCCTTGGTTGACTGTTAA
- the CCC2 gene encoding Cu(2+)-transporting P-type ATPase CCC2 (CAGL0M08602g~Ortholog(s) have cation-transporting ATPase activity, copper ion binding activity and role in cellular iron ion homeostasis, copper ion export, pigment metabolic process involved in developmental pigmentation) produces MKEVVLIVRGMTCASCVNAVVGQVEALEGVSSCDVSLVTSECKVVSEDSVATDGIIEAVEDCGFDCELIREKSMAPALCRGFIGIKGMTCSSCVATVTKQLEAIEGVSDVDVSLMTEECTVVFDPQLVAIEDIKETIDDCGFDGTVSSSEPVGGADSRAKYVDLRLLGFNSKDDNELDQLTDKLRGFKQDNAGILDMALNTEDYCLSVHFDTQIIGIRKIIDILESLGINAVVDVSFDKHTQLNLLTKASEIRYWKSACVKSCIVAFVTMVLYMGLPALFPSLMKDKIFPYSSVGAVNGLYYRDIIGFFLASYVQFVIGATFYKSAWASLKHYAGTMDTLVCFSTTCAYLFSLYSMTECIVSPPASGKLPKVIFDTSVMIVAYISIGKYLENKAKSKTSTALSKLISLTPSSCIIVDKDDDSITQEIGIELLEVGDIAMVKPGAKIPSDGIVTKGISEVDESLMTGETNLVVKEIGSVVTGGTINGSGLIYFEVTSVGDDTKLANIIKVMKNAQLKKASIQRYTDYVASIFVPTVLILSLLTFIVWTSLTRSEKIISKLSIFGETSESRFYMCLQIATSVVIVACPCALGLATPTAIMVGTGVASENGVLIKGGDVLEKFNEVNTFVFDKTGTLTTGHMTVQQFVGNAEMIKNLFYLECIERAEALSDHPVSKAVVKYCRDLLGESFEGTSMIIEDEQLITGKGIKCTVKAADKTLRITVGNKSLMDEDSLGEFWQMYGRAGPCTVTYLAIDDKVCGRFELLDEVKSDAKDVIRYLRNNNYEVFMVTGDTHKSAMKVAEMVDIPPNNVYSEVTPDGKSQTVEYLREEGRVIAFIGDGINDSLALVTSDLGIAISSGTEVAIEAAGIVILNDPDTDEPTLKGVVNALDLSIRTFRRVKLNLFWALCYNVFMLPIAMGILVPWGITLHPMVAGLAMAFSSVSVVVNSLMLKWWKAPELTSKNSHSSKGYGYYTKGTEQLNRLLGSASTGMSDDTEIEIQDLELQPTSLSSQRTL; encoded by the coding sequence ATGAAGGAGGTAGTGTTGATAGTGCGGGGCATGACGTGTGCGTCATGCGTGAATGCTGTGGTTGGGCAAGTAGAGGCGCTCGAAGGTGTGAGCAGTTGTGATGTGTCGTTGGTCACCAGTGAGTGCAAAGTAGTGAGTGAGGATAGTGTAGCGACTGATGGTATTATAGAGGCTGTTGAGGACTGCGGGTTTGATTGTGAGTTGATTAGGGAGAAGAGTATGGCTCCTGCGCTATGTCGTGGGTTTATCGGGATCAAAGGAATGACATGTAGTTCGTGTGTGGCCACGGTGACCAAGCAGTTGGAAGCTATAGAAGGTGTTTCTGATGTCGATGTTTCGCTAATGACAGAGGAGTGTACGGTAGTTTTCGATCCGCAGTTGGTGGCTATAGAGGATATCAAGGAGACCATCGATGATTGCGGGTTTGATGGTACTGTCTCTAGCAGTGAACCTGTGGGTGGTGCAGACTCTAGGGCCAAATACGTTGACCTACGGCTACTGGGTTTCAATTCGAAGGACGACAATGAGCTGGATCAGCTAACAGATAAATTAAGGGGTTTCAAACAGGATAACGCCGGTATACTCGATATGGCTTTGAATACCGAGGATTACTGTTTGTCAGTACACTTTGACACCCAGATCATAGGTATACGAAAGATCATTGACATACTGGAGAGTCTTGGGATAAACGCCGTGGTAGATGTCTCCTTCGATAAGCACACACAGTTGAACTTGTTGACTAAGGCCAGCGAGATACGTTACTGGAAGTCAGCTTGTGTGAAGTCTTGCATAGTAGCATTTGTCACCATGGTATTATACATGGGGTTGCCGGCATTGTTTCCAAGCCTGATGAAGGATAAAATCTTCCCTTATTCATCAGTTGGCGCTGTGAACGGCTTATATTACCGTGATATCATAGGCTTTTTCCTAGCCTCTTATGTGCAATTTGTCATTGGTGCCACTTTTTATAAATCTGCATGGGCATCCTTGAAGCATTATGCTGGTACAATGGATACTTTGGTGTGTTTCTCAACTACATGTGCGTACCTTTTCTCATTATATTCTATGACCGAATGCATAGTATCGCCACCAGCCTCGGGGAAACTTCCGAaagttatttttgataCCTCTGTCATGATTGTCGCATATATTTCTATCGGGAAATATCTTGAAAACAAGGCTAAATCCAAAACGTCAACAGCATTATCTAAATTGATATCACTGACACCTTCTTCCTGCATTATCGTTGATAAGGATGATGACTCAATTACGCAAGAAATTGGCATCGAATTACTGGAAGTTGGTGATATTGCCATGGTCAAGCCTGGTGCTAAGATCCCAAGTGATGGTATTGTCACAAAAGGTATATCTGAGGTTGATGAATCTTTAATGACTGGTGAAACAAATCTAGTGGTTAAAGAAATTGGATCAGTTGTAACAGGTGGTACGATCAATGGTTCTGGGTTGATTTATTTCGAAGTCACATCTGTTGGTGATGATACTAAGCTCGCAAATATTATTAAGGTAATGAAGAATGCACAACTGAAGAAAGCCTCTATTCAGAGATACACTGATTATGTAGCGTCAATCTTCGTTCCAACGGTGCTGATCCTATCACTACTTACATTTATTGTATGGACTTCTCTAACTAGAAGCGAGAAAATCATCTCCAAATTAAGTATATTTGGTGAGACTAGTGAAAGCAGGTTCTATATGTGTTTACAAATAGCTACTTCGGTTGTCATCGTTGCCTGCCCTTGTGCACTGGGGCTTGCTACACCAACTGCAATAATGGTCGGCACTGGTGTTGCTAGTGAAAATGGTGTCCTGATTAAAGGTGGTGATGTATTGGAGAAATTCAACGAGGTAAACActtttgtatttgataAGACAGGTACATTGACCACTGGGCACATGACTGTTCAACAGTTTGTAGGCAACGCCGAAATGATCAAGAACTTATTTTATCTAGAATGTATTGAGAGGGCAGAGGCGTTAAGTGATCATCCAGTCTCCAAAGCAGTTGTAAAATATTGCAGAGATCTATTAGGAGAGTCATTCGAAGGTACTTCAATGATTATAGAGGATGAACAACTTATTACAGGTAAAGGTATCAAGTGCACTGTGAAAGCTGCTGATAAAACCTTGAGAATTACTGTTGGAAACAAATCTTTAATGGATGAGGACTCGTTAGGAGAATTCTGGCAAATGTATGGTAGAGCTGGCCCATGCACCGTGACATATTTGGCCATTGATGATAAGGTGTGTGGTAGATTCGAGCTACTTGATGAAGTGAAAAGTGACGCAAAAGATGTCATCCGCTATTTGCGCAATAACAATTACGAAGTATTCATGGTGACAGGTGACACTCATAAATCGGCTATGAAAGTGGCTGAAATGGTTGACATACCTCCAAATAATGTATACAGTGAAGTAACACCTGATGGGAAATCGCAAACTGTGGAATATTTAAGAGAAGAAGGGCGTGTTATTGCATTTATTGGTGACGGTATCAATGATTCATTGGCCTTGGTAACGAGCGACTTGGGAATAGCCATTTCCTCTGGGACTGAGGTTGCCATTGAAGCTGCTGGCATAGTGATTTTGAATGATCCAGACACCGACGAGCCCACATTAAAAGGGGTTGTAAATGCATTAGACCTGTCTATTAGAACGTTCCGTAGAGTGAAACTGAATCTGTTCTGGGCGTTGTGTTACAACGTATTCATGTTACCCATTGCCATGGGTATTCTCGTACCATGGGGGATCACACTACACCCAATGGTTGCTGGATTGGCTATGGCGTTCAGTTCTGTCAGTGTGGTAGTAAATTCATTGATGTTGAAGTGGTGGAAAGCGCCTGAACTCACTTCTAAGAATTCGCATTCGAGTAAAGGGTATGGATATTACACCAAGGGCACCGAACAGCTGAACCGCTTGCTGGGATCAGCATCGACAGGCATGAGCGATGATACAGAGATAGAGATTCAGGACTTGGAACTACAACCTACAAGTTTATCCTCACAAAGGACTTtgtaa
- the PMP3 gene encoding Pmp3p (CAGL0M08552g~Ortholog(s) have phosphatidic acid binding, phosphatidylinositol-3,5-bisphosphate binding, phosphatidylinositol-3-phosphate binding, sphingolipid binding activity), with protein MDSTKIVNIFLAIFLPPVAVFSARGFGTECILSIILTICAWFPGMLYALYVVLTD; from the coding sequence ATGGATTCAACCAAGATCGTCAACATTTTCCTAGCTATCTTTTTGCCACCAGTCGCTGTCTTCTCCGCTAGAGGTTTCGGTACTGAATGTATACTGAGTATCATCCTGACCATCTGTGCGTGGTTCCCAGGTATGCTTTACGCCTTGTACGTTGTGTTGACCGACTAA
- a CDS encoding type II protein arginine methyltransferase (CAGL0M08536g~Protein of unknown function), whose amino-acid sequence MSRCLSKSLRDYLAWVNLPVARSNFFITYDYRLRHQRQQNALTADLLRSVATCLAKYLLVDYKLNEYPYYDLTVVNVFSNYRQSMEILSAAMRYLEPVVDRQLLSRVKVYMMPLYPSPQHPGETRQVSENVWVLGDDQAVFGTPATLQDMRLADLLPLEYSTASSIAEEDPVHVVMFDDVLQNLAPDLVRVRPDCGNVNTSAGAGGSASGSASAGEWEQCFVNTSDMSRTYLGQGMGMDPLCELAVQLCLPPAENVACGTEVYVPSQAALLFSHLKRRFPEHKLFAVDSFEVTHETMYFRWKSWLAAIMGFGTRGITGTGTGSASAPYGIESSSLVLGYTSGTGTSTSYSHRALKLVPNAHQCQLLYTGINDGRKACTVEPLDTFIDKWRGSDLPAPEAGPFSVMYQE is encoded by the coding sequence ATGTCTCGATGCCTGAGCAAGAGTCTGAGGGACTACCTGGCGTGGGTGAATCTCCCGGTTGCCCGCTccaacttcttcattacGTATGACTATAGACTACGACACCAGAGACAACAGAATGCACTTACCGCGGATCTGCTGCGGAGCGTGGCTACGTGTCTTGCAAAGTACCTCCTGGTCGACTACAAGCTGAACGAGTACCCGTACTACGATCTCACTGTGGTGAACGTGTTCTCCAACTACAGGCAGTCCATGGAGATCCTGTCGGCGGCTATGCGGTACCTGGAACCAGTGGTAGACAGGCAGCTGCTCAGCCGCGTCAAGGTGTACATGATGCCCTTATACCCCAGCCCACAGCATCCGGGCGAGACCCGACAGGTCTCGGAGAATGTGTGGGTGTTGGGCGATGACCAAGCGGTGTTCGGGACACCCGCCACGCTGCAGGACATGAGGCTGGCCGACCTCCTGCCGCTGGAGTACAGCACCGCCAGCTCAATCGCCGAGGAAGATCCCGTGCACGTGGTAATGTTTGATGACGTGTTGCAGAACCTTGCCCCGGATCTGGTACGTGTCCGCCCCGATTGCGGGAACGTTAACACCAGTGCTGGCGCTGGTGGCAGTGCAAGTGGCAGTGCAAGTGCGGGGGAGTGGGAGCAATGCTTTGTCAACACCTCGGACATGTCGCGCACGTACCTGGGCCAGGGCATGGGAATGGACCCGCTGTGCGAGCTGGCCGTCCAGCTCTGTTTGCCGCCGGCCGAGAATGTCGCTTGCGGCACAGAAGTTTACGTGCCGTCACAGGCAGCCCTCTTATTCAGCCACCTGAAACGACGTTTCCCAGAACACAAGCTTTTTGCCGTAGACAGCTTCGAAGTCACACATGAGACTATGTACTTCCGATGGAAGTCATGGCTTGCGGCAATAATGGGATTTGGCACCCGTGGAATCACGGGCACTGGCACTGGCTCAGCCAGTGCACCGTATGGGATCGAGAGCAGCAGCCTCGTCCTCGGATACACCAGCGGTACTGGCACTAGCACTAGCTACAGTCACAGGGCCCTCAAACTCGTACCGAATGCACACCAGTGCCAATTGCTATACACGGGAATCAACGACGGCCGCAAAGCTTGTACCGTAGAACCTCTAGATACATTTATAGACAAGTGGCGCGGCTCAGATCTGCCGGCCCCTGAGGCGGGCCCCTTCTCAGTCATGTACCAAGAGTGA
- a CDS encoding uncharacterized protein (CAGL0M08558g~Protein of unknown function), with protein MFISFFSLNCGYMTQTLYTRIHTISTHIKKYHGIADTRSSRAITGACLQDVPAGVQCAHLAAVGTNPTTRCDRYRTVRSPAHRLLYPTHSILPEDIRL; from the coding sequence ATGtttatatcttttttttctctcaatTGTGGGTATATGACTCAAACACTATACACCAGAATCCACACTATCTCTACACATATAAAGAAGTACCATGGTATCGCTGATACAAGAAGTAGCAGAGCAATTACTGGTGCGTGTCTTCAAGATGTTCCAGCTGGCGTGCAGTGTGCTCATCTTGCTGCTGTTGGCACCAATCCTACTACTCGATGCGATCGATATCGTACTGTACGTAGCCCGGCTCATCGACTATTGTATCCGACACATAGCATACTACCGGAGGATATCCGGCTATGA
- the MSW1 gene encoding tryptophan--tRNA ligase MSW1 (CAGL0M08624g~Ortholog(s) have tryptophan-tRNA ligase activity, role in mitochondrial tryptophanyl-tRNA aminoacylation and mitochondrion localization) codes for MIKHSKCIRLFSTTSRCAKGTVQSTDYKLSQADIASDAVVFSMVQPTGKFHLGNYLGATRVWKDLCDIKQPGQRLIFGVADLHAITIPKPDAAQFKQLRREAIASILAVGVDPARASIMYQSAIPAHSQLYWLLSTVAPMGYLNRMTQWKSKSNLREDKDATAKELGEVKLGLFGYPVLQAADILLYKATHVPVGDDQVQHLELTRTLAENFNKLYKKQVFPLPRTLLAPTKKILSLTHDTKKMSKSDPNQDGVIYVNDPPETIIRKIKKARTDSITDKFYYDPVHRPGLSNLINIVSGITKQPVHAVEQELQKFDNYRDLKAHVSEVIIEELRVPREKFHQYMEDPQFLDDTVQQGTQRASEIAASTMKETMQTMGFI; via the coding sequence ATGATCAAGCACTCAAAATGTATACGTCTCTTCAGCACCACAAGTCGTTGTGCAAAGGGCACAGTTCAAAGCACGGACTACAAGCTTAGCCAAGCGGACATAGCCTCTGATGCGGTAGTGTTCAGCATGGTTCAGCCCACTGGCAAGTTCCATCTGGGGAATTACCTGGGTGCTACGCGGGTGTGGAAGGACTTGTGTGACATCAAGCAACCGGGCCAGCGGCTGATCTTTGGCGTTGCTGATCTGCACGCGATCACCATCCCAAAGCCGGACGCCGCGCAATTCAAGCAGTTACGCCGTGAGGCGATTGCTAGTATCCTTGCAGTTGGTGTCGATCCTGCCAGGGCGTCGATTATGTACCAATCGGCGATACCTGCACACTCGCAGCTTTACTGGCTGCTGAGCACTGTGGCCCCCATGGGCTATTTGAACCGTATGACCCAATGGAAGTCCAAGTCCAACCTGCGTGAGGACAAGGACGCCACAGCGAAAGAGCTCGGTGAAGTGAAGCTGGGCCTGTTCGGGTACCCGGTGCTCCAGGCAGCGGACATCCTGCTTTACAAAGCCACGCATGTTCCAGTCGGGGACGACCAGGTCCAGCACTTGGAGCTCACGCGTACATTGGCTGAGAACTTTAACAAGCTATATAAGAAACAGGTGTTCCCCTTGCCACGCACATTGCTGGCACCCACCAAGAAGATCCTGTCTCTGACGCACGACACCAAGAAGATGTCAAAGAGCGACCCCAACCAGGACGGCGTCATATACGTGAACGACCCGCCAGAGACCATCATTCGCAAGATCAAGAAGGCTCGCACGGACTCGATCACCGATAAGTTCTACTACGACCCGGTGCACAGACCAGGCCTCTCAAACCTTATCAACATTGTCAGCGGTATTACGAAGCAACCCGTCCACGCCGTGGAGCAAGAGTTGCAGAAATTCGATAACTACAGGGACTTGAAGGCACACGTCTCTGAAGTAATCATCGAAGAACTCCGTGTTCCTAGAGAGAAGTTCCACCAGTACATGGAGGACCCACAGTTTCTCGACGACACCGTCCAACAAGGTACACAGAGGGCATCAGAGATAGCTGCCAGCACAATGAAAGAGACAATGCAGACTATGGGATTCATATAG
- the PIR3 gene encoding PIR3 (CAGL0M08492g~Pir protein family member, putative cell wall component) gives MQYKKSLAATALLASSGLAAYVPGNPWSTLTPSGTYKGGLTDYSSTFGIAVQPIATSSSVAKRAVSQIGDGQVQAATKTQAAPVSQIGDGQIQATTKTQAAPVSQIGDGQIQAATKTQAAPVSQIGDGQIQAATKTQAAPVSQIGDGQIQAATKTQAAPVSQIGDGQIQATTKTQAAPVSQIGDGQIQATTKTTQAASQIGDGQVQAATKTASAASQIADGQVQQNKDPKDPVGAVSCKVDGTLQMNLKGGILTDEKGRIGSIVANRQFQFDGPPPQAGAIYAAGWSLTPQGNLALGDSDVFYQCLSGNFYNLYDQSIGAQCHPVHLSAIDLVKC, from the coding sequence ATGCAATACAAGAAGTCCCTCGCTGCCACTGCTCTATTGGCCTCTTCCGGTTTGGCCGCTTACGTTCCAGGTAACCCATGGTCCACTTTGACCCCATCTGGTACTTACAAGGGTGGTCTAACTGACTACTCCTCTACTTTCGGTATTGCCGTTCAACCAATTGCCACTTCTTCCTCTGTCGCTAAGAGAGCTGTCTCTCAAATCGGTGACGGTCAAGTCCAAGCCGCTACCAAGACTCAAGCTGCTCCAGTTTCCCAAATCGGTGACGGTCAAATCCAAGCTACCACCAAGACTCAAGCTGCTCCAGTTTCTCAAATCGGTGACGGTCAAATCCAAGCCGCTACCAAGACTCAAGCTGCTCCAGTTTCTCAAATCGGTGATGGTCAAATCCAAGCTGCTACCAAGACTCAAGCTGCTCCAGTTTCTCAAATCGGTGACGGTCAAATCCAAGCTGCTACCAAGACTCAAGCTGCCCCAGTTTCTCAAATCGGTGACGGTCAAATCCAAGCTACCACCAAGACTCAAGCTGCTCCAGTTTCTCAAATCGGTGACGGTCAAATCCAAGCTACCACCAAGACTACCCAAGCTGCTTCCCAAATCGGTGACGGTCAAGTCCAAGCTGCTACCAAGACTGCCAGCGCTGCTTCTCAAATTGCTGACGGCCAAGTCCAACAAAACAAGGACCCTAAGGACCCAGTTGGTGCTGTTTCCTGTAAGGTTGACGGTACCCTACAAATGAACTTGAAGGGTGGTATCTTGACTGACGAAAAGGGTAGAATTGGTTCCATTGTTGCCAACAGACAATTCCAATTCGATGGTCCACCACCACAAGCTGGTGCCATCTACGCTGCTGGTTGGTCTTTGACCCCACAAGGTAACTTGGCTCTAGGTGACTCCGATGTCTTCTACCAATGTCTATCTGGTAACTTCTACAACTTGTACGACCAATCCATTGGTGCTCAATGTCACCCAGTTCACTTGTCTGCCATTGACTTGGTTAAGTGttaa
- the CIA1 gene encoding iron-sulfur cluster assembly protein CIA1 (CAGL0M08646g~Ortholog(s) have role in iron-sulfur cluster assembly, tRNA wobble uridine modification and cytosol, nucleus localization): MPLQLAKSLKLHNDKVWSIDFEPVRGLLATGSTDRAIKVLQLKNGKENLLDVLDDTVHKKAVRSVAWRPHSDLLAAGSFDSTISIWTQSDLDLEEGAKLEMELLAIIEGHENEVKGISWSQDGCLLATCSRDKSVWIWETDEAGEEYECISVLQEHSQDVKHVVWHTKHNLLASSSYDDTVRIWKDYDDDWECAAVLTGHEGTIWCSDFSKEEDPIRLCSGSDDSTVRVWKYIGDDEDDQQEWVCESTLPNAHRSQIYGVAWSPSGRIASVGADGVLAVYKEKQNDSEVSEWEISATYKAAHTVYEINTVKWVNIDGKEMLITAGDDGRVNLWNYQD; encoded by the coding sequence ATGCCTTTACAATTAGCCAAATCGCTTAAGTTACACAACGACAAAGTGTGGTCCATTGATTTTGAGCCTGTAAGAGGACTCTTGGCCACTGGATCCACCGATAGAGCTATAAAAGTTTTACAATTGAAGAATGGCAAGGAGAACTTACTGGATGTGCTGGATGACACTGTTCATAAGAAAGCAGTAAGATCAGTTGCATGGCGTCCACATTCTGATCTGTTGGCTGCTGGCTCCTTCGACTCTACTATATCTATATGGACGCAGAGTGACCTCGACCTTGAAGAGGGTGCCAAGTTAGAGATGGAGCTGTTGGCCATCATCGAGGGCCACGAAAATGAAGTCAAGGGGATCTCTTGGTCCCAAGATGGTTGTCTGTTGGCTACATGTTCTAGAGACAAGAGTGTATGGATATGGGAGACCGATGAAGCAGGCGAGGAGTACGAATGTATCAGTGTTTTGCAAGAGCACTCTCAGGATGTTAAACACGTAGTATGGCACACAAAACATAACTTACTAGCATCTAGTTCATATGATGATACAGTGAGAATTTGGAAGGATTACGACGACGATTGGGAATGTGCAGCGGTGCTTACCGGTCATGAAGGTACTATATGGTGTTCTGACTTCTCAAAGGAGGAAGACCCCATCAGATTATGTAGTGGTAGCGACGACTCAACTGTGCGTGTATGGAAATATATTGgtgacgatgaagatgaccAACAGGAATGGGTTTGCGAGTCGACTTTGCCGAATGCACACAGATCACAGATATACGGTGTCGCCTGGTCACCATCCGGACGTATTGCCTCTGTTGGTGCAGATGGTGTCCTTGCCGTatacaaagaaaagcaGAATGACTCTGAAGTAAGCGAATGGGAAATATCTGCCACGTACAAAGCTGCACATACTGTTTATGAGATAAATACAGTTAAATGGGTAAATATAGACGGCAAAGAAATGCTAATAACCGCAGGTGATGACGGGAGAGTGAACCTGTGGAATTACCAAGACtaa
- the DON1 gene encoding Don1p (CAGL0M08580g~Ortholog(s) have role in ascospore wall assembly and prospore membrane leading edge localization), with protein sequence MSIDGYSYLQKYLVFADIKQLNTEVEQNVHYEKLVKAFPTVDKLIIRAILLAARGDLAPAFNALLSLTGEDIQLGLPMRRYEFLPDKTLMEQALRAKQEDMLEQLSQLQEPSSKAKSAGSETKEKSVPTGDGVSTEAMTGEAQSEPQMMENNAEDPKDITDKGLISDTKSEEANISVVEPQVENGKSVNPFELLQDE encoded by the coding sequence atgaGTATTGACGGCTATTCATATTTACAGAAGTACTTGGTATTTGCGGACATCAAGCAGCTCAATACAGAAGTTGAGCAGAATGTGCACTATGAGAAGTTGGTGAAGGCGTTTCCAACCGTGGACAAACTTATTATACGGGCCATCCTCTTGGCTGCACGAGGTGACTTGGCACCAGCGTTCAATGCGTTGTTGAGTCTCACGGGCGAAGACATCCAATTGGGGTTACCGATGCGTCGGTATGAGTTTCTACCGGACAAGACACTTATGGAGCAAGCGTTGCGGGCCAAGCAAGAGGATATGTTGGAACAACTGTCTCAGTTGCAAGAGCCATCATCGAAGGCGAAATCAGCAGGATCcgaaacaaaagaaaagtcTGTTCCAACGGGCGATGGAGTGAGCACTGAGGCGATGACAGGGGAGGCACAGTCAGAGCCACAGATGATGGAGAACAATGCGGAGGACCCCAAAGATATAACAGATAAGGGCCTCATTAGCGATACTAAGTCCGAAGAAGCGAATATCAGTGTTGTAGAACCACAAGTGGAGAATGGCAAGAGTGTCAATCCCTTTGAGCTGTTGCAAGATGAATGA